The genomic interval AGCCGCCCTTCTCGGCAGCCTCGATGTCCCACGCGACGCGGGAGACAGGCTTGTGCACGGGCTTTCCGGTGCAGTCAAAGACGGTATAACCGTCGGCGCGCACCTCGGCGAGCTCGCCGTCGTCAAGATAGACCACATTTTTCGTGTGCGACACAAGCGCCGTCACGTCGGAGGCGAAGAAGTTCTCACCCGCGCCGACGCCGATGATCAGCGGACAGCCGTTGCGCGCGAGGAACATCTGCTCCGGGCAGTCGGCGCACAGAATGCCGATCGCATAGCTGCCCTCCAGACGGCCAAGTGTCTTCATGACAGTGTCCTTCAGGTTGCCGTCACCGGTGTAGTACATATCCAGCAGATGGACGATGACCTCCGTGTCCGTCTCACTATGGAACCGGAACCCCTTGGCCTGCAGCATCTCGCGCAGCTCCATGAAGTTTTCGATGATGCCGTTTTGCACGATGGCGAACTTGCCGTCGTTGCTCACGTGCGGATGGGCGTTCGCCTCCGTCGGCGCGCCGTGCGTGGCCCAGCGCGTATGGCCGAGGCCAATATAGCCGTGAAGATCGCTACCGTCATGCGTTTTGGCCAGCAGATTCTTGATCTCGCCGCAGGCCTTGGCAAGCTCGATCGTGCTGCCGTCGAGCACGGCGATGCCGGCCGAGTCATAACCGCGGTATTCGAGCTTCTGCAGCCCTTCGAGAAGGATCGGCGCAGCCTGCTGCGCGCCGACGTATCCAACGATTCCACACATAGTCAGTTCTCCTTATTATTTTGAAAAATCATCGTTATCGCAATTCTATGCCGACATTGTGCAAATACGTACAAAATGCCAAAATAGCATTCTAAATATTATACCGATATCCCGTTCGTGTCAAGTTGCGCTTTGTGAACACTGCATAGACCGCAGTCCCCGTTGCCGCGGGCCGTCCGCCAAGGCAGAATGGAAAATGCAATCATCGCAACCGGATGGCGCACATCCCCGCGCGCCGGAAACAGCCGGCAAGAAAGGCAAACAGCGACAAAAAAGCTTGCAAAAATTGCATTTTTCTGCTCTGCATACTTCCATTCTGTCCGCAGAAAATAGTAGCGGGTCAAGAAACCCAAAACACGAAAAGGAGATGGAAAACGAAATGGCTACTTCCAACAGCAACAACCTTGTCAACCCCAATGCGCGTGAGGCGATGAACCGCTTCAAGATGGAAGCCGCGTCCGAGGTGGGCGTGAACCTCAAGCAGGGTTACAACGGTGATCTGACGTCCCGTCAGGCCGGCAGCATCGGCGGCCAGATGGTCAAAAAGATGATCGCCGCCTACGAAAACGGCATGCAGTAATCTGAGCAAAACCGAAAAAAGCAGGGCCGCGGAATTCCGCGGCCCTGTTTCCTATCTGCATCTATATTATTTCCCGGGATAGACAGCAAAAAACGCCTCGATCGCGGCGGCCGGGGCCGTGCACGAGCCCTGGATCATGGTCGGCTTGCCGCCGCCGCGGCCGGAGATGGCGGCATTGATGGTCTTTGCCTCCGTGCGCAGATCGACCGTGCGGCTGCCGATGATATAGCGGTAGCCGTCCGCATCGCTGCCGGTAAAGGCGGCGCAGACGCCGCCGGCAAGCAGCATGCCGGCATTGACGAATTCGCGCATGGCGGCCGGATCGTCAAAGCGGTCGATGACGCAGATACTGCCGGGCGTCTCCCGCAGCAGCTGCAGCCGCTGCGCGTTGAGGCGGCGCTCCAGCTCCGCGGCCGCGGCCTTACGCTGCGCGATCTCATCGAGCAGGCGCTGCACGGCCGGGACGACATCCGCCTGCCGCACGGACAGCTGCGCCGAGAGCGCCGCGACCTGCGCGCTCTTTTCCCGATAGTCCGCCTCCGCGTCCGACCCGCACAAAATCGTCACGCGCACACCGCCGCGGTGGCGCATGAGCGACGTGAACTTGATCGCGCCGATCTCGCCCGTGTGCGACACGTGCGGCGCGCAGCAGGCGCAGACATCATAGCCCTCGACGGTGACAATGCGTATATCCTCTTTCAGGTCGAGCTTGCTGCGGTACTCCATGTGCGCCAGCTGCTCCGGTGCCGGGTACTCTGTCCGGATCGGCACATTGCGGTACACTGCCTCATTTGCCAGCTGCTCGATGTGCATGAGCTGCGTCCATGTGAGCTCGCCGCTATAATCCATCGTGATCGCGTCTTCCCCAAGGTGGAAGCCAACGTTGTCAAATCCGTATTCCTTATGGATCAGCCCGGAGATAATGTGCTCGCCCGAGTGGCCCTGCATGCGCCGGAAGCGCTGCGGCCAGTCGATCTGGCCGCGCACCTGCGCACCGGGTGCGAGCGGCGCGTCCGTATAGTGCACGATCGCATCCGGCAGCAGCTGCACGTCCAGAACGCGCGCGCCGCCGAGCGCACCGGTATCGGCCGGCTGACCGCCGCCCTCCGGGAAAAACACCGTCTGATCGAGCACGACGGCATAGCGCGCCCCGTCCGGGTCGCAGCGCAGCACGGTCGCAGAAAAATCACGCCGGTGACTGTCGAGATCATATAATTTCCTGGTCATGGTCAAATCCCCCATTTCTCATAGCAGTATAGCAGGAATTTTCGTTGTTCTCAACCCTTGCTTATTTGTGTCGAATATCGTATTCTTGTGCCAATAACATAAAAAGGTGATAATTATGAACCAGAAACTCAGAAATCTCGTCTACACCGCCATGCTCATGGCGCTGTGCTGCGTGGCGACGCTCGTCATCAAGATCCCGACCGTGACCGGCGGCTATCTCAACGCCGGCGACATCGTGGTCGTACTCGCCGCCCTGCTGGCTGGCCCGCTCTACGGCGGCGTGGCTGCCGGTTTCGGCTCCGGTCTGGCGGATGTGATCTCCGGCTACATGAGCTACGCGCCCGGCACGCTCGTCGTCAAAGGGTGTGCGGCCGTGGTCACGGCGCTGATCTTCCGCGCCTGCCGCAAAAAGTCCTTTGGCTTCGCGCTGCTGAGCGCCATCTGCGGCGAGATCATCATGGTGCTGGGCTACTTTGTGTTTGAGGATTTCATTCTCGGCTATGGCGCAGCCGCGGCGGCAGAGATCCCGGGCAACGCCGCGCAGGCCGCCGTCGGCATCGTGGGCGGTCTGGCGCTGTACTTTGCGCTGAGCAAAGTGCCGCAGATCCGCGATTTCTCCGAGGCCGCGCTGGCAAAAAAGCAGAAATAAATCCACTCCATACGCAAAACAGCCGCTCCCGATCGGGAGCGGCTGTTTTTCTCGTTTTTACACCACGCGCACGCGAATGACCTCCGGTATGCGGTCAATCTTTGCCACCTGATCGTCATCGAGGCGGCCGTTGAGATCAATCATGGCATAGGCGTATGCGCCGTAAGCCTTGTTGATCATGTTCTCGACGTTCAGGCCCGTGCTGCAGGTGATCTCCAGGAACTGGTTGAGCATCGTCGGCACGTTCTGGTGCAGGATGCACACACGGCTGACGCCCATGCGCTCGAGCGTCGCGTCCGGGAAGTTGACGGAGTTTTTGATGTTGCCGTTGGCGAGATAATCGTAGAGCTCGCGCGCGGCCATGACGGCGGACTTCTCCTCGCTCTCCGGCGTGCAGGCGCCCAGATGCGGCAGCGCGATGATATTGTCGACGCCGACGACCTTTTCGTTGGGAAAGTCCGTGACATACTTGCCGACGCGGCCGGAGGCAATGGCGGCGAGCATGGCGTCGTCATCCACGATCTCGGCGCGCGACTCGTTGATGATGCGCACGCCGTCCTTCATCTTGGAAAACGCCCTGGCATCAAGCATATGGAACGTCTGGTCCGTGTACGGCACGTTGATGCTGATATAATCCGCCTTGGCATAGATGCCGTCGAGGTTCACCTCGTGCTTGACATCGCGCGAGAGCCGCCACGCCGCGTCCACGGACAGGTACGGATCATATCCGCAGACATTCATGCCGAGGCTCACGGCAGCGTTGGCGATGAGCGCGCCGATCGCGCCAAGGCCGATGACGCCCAGCGTCTTGCCCATAAGCTCGGGGCCTGCAAACTGCGATTTGCCCTTTTCAACGAGCGCGGGGATGTCCTTGCCCCGGCCGTTGAGCCCCTTGACCCAGTCAATGCTGCCGAGCACATCGCGCGACGAGAGTACGAGCGAGCAGAGGATCTGCTCCTTGACCGCCTCGGCGTTTGCGCCGGGCGAGTTGAACACGACGATGCCGCGGCGGCAGCAATCCTCGAGCGGGATGTTGTTCGTGCCGGCGCCGGAGCGCGCGATGGCGATCAGGCTCGGCTCAAAGGCATAGCTGTGCAGGTCGGCCGAGCGCAGGATCAGGCCATCTGGTGCCTGTATGTCCTCCCCGACGACGCAGCCGCGCTCTTCGAGCTTCTGCAGGCCATAGGGGGATATATGGTTCATGGTTTTGATTTTATACATGATGTTCTACCTCAAACTGTTTCAGATAATCCACGAGCGCATCCACGCCCGCCATCGGCATGGCGTTATAAAGCGAGGCGCGCATGCCGCCGGCAACGCGGTGGCCCTTGAGATTCAGCAGGCCGCGCGCCGCCGCGCCGCTGATGAATTCCTTGTCGAGCGCATCGTCCCCGGTGCGGAACGTGACGTTCATATCCGAGCGGGAGCCCGGCTGCGCACAGGGATGAAACAGCGCGCTGTTGTCGAGAAAATCGTACACCTTTGCGGCGCGCGCATGCTTGAGCTGCTGCATGCCCTCCACGCCGCCCTGCCGCTCCAGCCACGCGAGCACGAGACCGAGGATGTAAATGCACCAGCACGGCGGGGTGTTGTACATAGAGTCCTTGTCGATCATGCGCTGATAGCTGTACATGACCGGTGTGATGGGCAGCTCATGCCCGGCGAGACTGCGGTCAACGATCGCAACCGTCAGGCCCGCAGGGGCCATGTTTTTCTGCGCGCCGGCGAAGATCACGCCGTATTTTGACACATCGACCGGGCGCGAGAGAATGTCCGACGACATGTCGCACGCGAGCGGCACGCGGCCGGTCTCCGGCACGTACTGCCATTCGGTGCCGTAGATCGTATTGTTGGCGCAATAATAAAAATAGGACGCGCGCGCATCGAGCCTCAGCTCGCTCTGCTGCGGGATACGGGTATGGCCGCAGGTGGAGGTGTCCGCCGCAATGTGCACCGCGCCGTATTTCTCGGCCTCTTTGGCCGCGTTGCCGGAAAAATGCCCGGTCACGGCATAGTCCGCCGTCCCCTGCTCGCCCATCAGATTGAGCGGGATCATGGAAAACTGCGCCGTGCCGCCGCCCTGCAAAAACAGGATCTCATGTGTGTCCGGCACAGACAGTGCGGCGCGAAAACGCGCCTTCACATCCTGGAAGATATCCGAAAAAGCCTGACTTCGGTGACTCATCTCCATCACGGACATACCCGTGCCATGATAATTGAGCAATTCCGCCTGCGCCTGCCTGAGCACTTCCTCCGGCAGGACCGACGGTCCAGCAGAAAAATTGAACGTTTCACTTCGGGTCACGGAAATCACCTCCAGGGGTCAAAATTCATCGCATACAGCACATTCTGCATGGATTGAGAAAAGTCTAACACGTTCCGCAAAGCGCGTCAAACCAAATCCCCCACAAGCATTTGCCCGGAAACGGCAGAGATTTTGACATTTTTCACAAGTCCGCGCAGATCGTCCCCCGCAGCGCGCACCAGACAATAGTTGTCCGAGTGTCCGACCCAGCTGCCGTCATGCTCCGTCTCGAACAAAACGGGCAGCGTCTGGCCGACCTGCTGCACCAGATAGCGCTGCTTGCAGGCATCGGCCACGCGCTGTGCCTCATGCGCGCGCGCCGATTTGACCGCGTGGCTGAGCTGCTCCGGCATGGCGTCCGCCTTCGTGCCAGGGCGGCGGGAGTACGGGAAAACATGCACGGCCGCAAAGCCGACCTGCTCCAAAAACGCCACTGCGGCCGCCTGATCTGCCTCCGTCTCGCCGGGGAAGCCCGTGATCATGTCCGCCGTGAGCGCACAGCCCGGGAAATACCGCCGCAGCCGCTCGACGCAGGCGAGAAACTCTGCAGTATTATATTTGCGGTTCATGCGCGCGAGCGTGCGGTCGCATCCGCTTTGCAGCGAGAGATGGAAATGCCGGCAGACCTGCCCGGTCGCGGCGGCGCGGCGGCAGAAGTCCTCCGTGATGACCGTCGGCTCGATCGAGCCGAGGCGCAGACGCATCTGCGGCGCGGCGGCGGCGACCGTCTCCACGGCGTCGGCCAGCGTCAGCTTACCCGGCAGATCCCGGCCGTAGGACGCGATCTCGATGCCGGTCAGCACCAGCTCCCGATAGCCCTCGGCGGCCAGATGCGCCGCCTGACGCGCCATTTCCTCCAGCGGCAGACTGCGGATGCGGCCGCGCGTATACGGGATGACACAGTAGGTGCAGAAATTATTGCAGCCGTCCTGGATCTTCAGCATCGCGCGCGTGCGGCCGTAGGCCGCGCCCGCCGGCAGCGGCTCAAAGTCAAAGCGCTGGAACGGATTATCCACGCACGTGACGGGCGCGTGCTCACGGAACGCACGCAGAATGTCATCCACAAATGCCTGCTTGCTGCCGCTGCCATGTACCACGTCGGCGCCGATGGACGCCGCGTCCTCCGGGCTGAGCTGCGACCAGCAGCCGCACACGGCGCACAGCGCCTGCGGGTGCTCCTCGCGCAGCTTGCGGATCATCTGGCGCGACTTGCGCCCGCCCTCCGCCGTGACGGCGCAGGTGTTGACGACGATCAGATCGACCGGCTCACCGTCCGCTGCGGCCGTGAAGCCGTGCGCGTGCAGGAGCGTTTCGATTGCCTGCGCTTCATACTGGTTGACCTTGCAGCCGAGGGCGGTTATAATATAGTGCATAAAAACATCTCCAAATCGAGGTAAGTGATCATGGTTTATCTGGACAATGCCGCAACGACCCGTGTCTGCCCGGAGGCAGCGGAGGCGGCAGTACATATGATGACGGAGTGCTTCGGCAACCCGAGCACGACCTACAAGCTCGGCCGTGAGGCCAAGGCCGCCGTGGACAAGGCGCGCGGCCAGATCGCAAAAGCGCTCGGTTGCCAGCCGGACGAGGTGTATTTCACGTCCTGCGGCTCCGAGGGCGACAACTGGGCGCTCATCTCCGGAGCGCGGTACATGCGCCGCCGCGGCAAACACATCATCAGCTCCGCCGTGGAGCACGACGCGGTGCGCAAGTCGCTGGACTTTCTGGAAAAGGAGGGCTACGAGATCACGCGCCTGCAGCCGGACGGCACCGGCGCCATCCCACTCGAGGCGGTGCGCGCGGCGCTGCGGCCGGACACGATCCTCGTCTCGCTCATGATGGTCAACAACGAGACCGGCACCGTCAACGACATCGCCGCCGTCGCCCGGATGCTGAAAGCGGAAAACAGCATTGCCCTGCTGCACACGGACGCCGTGCAGGGGTTTTTGAAAGTGCCGTTCTCGGCCAAAACACTCGGCGCGGACATGATCACCATCAGCGGTCACAAGATCCACGCGCCGAAAGGCATCGGCGCGCTCTACATCCGCAGCGGACTGAAGCTGCCACCCTATATCCTCGGCGGCGGGCAGGAGCGCGGCATGCGCGCCGGTACGGAGGCCACGCCGCAGATCGCCGCCTTTGGTACGGCGGCCGAGATCGGCAGTGCGAAAATGGCGCAGGCCACGAAAACCATGGCCGAGCTGCGCGCCCACGCCATCGACCGGCTGACAGCCGAGGTGGACGGTCTTGTCGTCATCGGCGGCGGCTCGCCGCACATCCTCAGCATTTCTCTGCCCGGCTACCGGAGCGAGGTGCTGATGAACTTCCTCGAGGCGCGCGGGATCTACACATCAAAAAGCTCCGCCTGCAAAAAGGGCGGGCGGAGCCATGTACTCGAGGCGATCGGGCTGCCGGCGAACGTGATCGACGGCGCGCTGCGCATCAGCTTTTCGCGCTACACCACGCGGGAAGACATCGACGCGCTGTGCGATGCACTGCGGGATGCAAAGCAGTCCCTCTTCCCGTCACTTCACTGAATCATCCTTTGGATCCTTGAGCGATTCGTCCGGCACCTCCTGCGGTAGGCGCACCGGCTGCATCGTGGCATCGTCGATGTAATCCAGATCCATATATTCTGCGGTCTCCGTCTGGAGGCCGCGTTTTTTCAGCCCGTGATCGACCAGCCGCTCCAGGCCGGCATAGATCACGACGAACACCGGCACGCCCAGCAGCATGCCGATGAAGCCGAACAGGCCGCCGCCGAGCAGGATGGCGAACATGATCCAGAAACCGTTAATGCCGGTGGAATTGCCAAGGATCTTCGGGCCGATGATATTGCCGTCGATCTGCTGCAGGACGATGATGAAAATGACGTAAATCAGGCACTTCATCGGCGAGACGAGCAGAATGATCAGCGCCGTCGGCACCGCGCCGATGAACGGGCCGAACACGGGGATGATATTCGTCACGGCGACGATCACGCTCACGAGCACGACATACGGCATGCGCATGATCGCGCAGCAGATATAGCAGATGACGCCGATGATGGCGGAATCAATGACCTTGCCGCTGATAAAGCCCATGAACGCCGTGTCCGTGAAGCGAATGGCCTTGAGGATGCGCTTGGACGCCTTGACGGAAAACATGCTGTAGAGCACCATCTTGGACTTTGCGAGAAACAGCTCCATATTCGACAGCACATAGCAGGCGACGACGAAGCCGATGAGCACATCGAGGATCGCACGCAAAACGGCATAGATGCCGGTCGTCACGCTCGTGACCACCTTGCCCATGGACGGCAGCAGCGCGGTCTTCGCCCAGTCGAGCAGACTGTCGGACACATCGCCGGTCGCGGAGAGGAGCACTTCCTCTACCTCGGGATTGTTTTCAAAGAACTTGTTGATCCAGCCGGTGATCGTGTCATAGTACTCCTGATAGTTGAGCACGATGCTCTCAACGCTCGTGTAGATCTGCGGGATGATGAGCCAGATGAGGGCGGCGATAATGATCAGGGCGACCAGAATCGAGAGCGCGACGGACAGGCCGCGCGCAAGTGAGGTGCGCACCGGTTTTTTCGGGCGGAGCTTTTTGAGCAGCGGCTCAAAGAGCTTGCGCTGGAATACCTTCGTCAGCGGCCAGAGCAGGTAGGCGATCACCAGGCCCCAGATGATCGGGCTGAGGATGCCGAGCAGCGAGCTGATCGCATCGCCGATGGATTTGCCATGCTGCAGCAGCATGTAAAACAGAATGCAGCACGCGATCACGCCGAACGCCGTGATGCCCCAGCCGAGATATTTGTTTTTTGGATCAAATCGCTTCATAAACCGTCTCCCCCCATCGCGCCCGCAGCGCCCGCCAGTGTCTGTGATCAGTCGGATTTATTTTACTATCATGTGCCCGCACCGTCAAGCCGGTAATACCGGGCTTTTCGTACATTTGCGACACGGTGCGCCGTATCTTGACACGCTCTGAGCGCTTCGGTGTGCAAAAGCCTGTGTAAATTGTGGAGACTCGGACTGCTTTTCCACGCGCCCCCGGCATAGGGTGATAAGGAGAAATCAACGGAAAGGGCTGAGCATATGAAACGATGGATCTGTCTGCTGCTGGCAGCGCTGCTGCTGCTCACACCAGCGATGGCGCTCGAGCAGCCAACGGACGAGGAGCTGAAGATATCCGCACCGTCGGCGATCCTGATGGAGCGCTCGACCGGCACGGTGTTATACGAGAAAAATGCCGACGAGCACCTGTCCCCCGCCAGCGTGACGAAGATCATGACGCTGCTGCTCATCATGGAGCAGCTCGACAGCGGCCAGCTCGATACGAGCGACATCGTGACCGCCAGCGCCCATGCCAGCTCCATGGGCGGCAGCCAGATCTGGCTCAAGGAGGGCGAGCAGATGAGCGTCGACGAGATGCTCAAGTGCATCGCCGTCAACTCCGCCAATGACTGCGCCGTCGCCATGGCAGAGCACATCTCCGGTTCCGAGGAGGCGTTCACCAAGCGCATGAACGACCGCGCGAAAGAACTGGGCATGGAAAACACGCAGTTTCTCAACTGCACGGGGCTGACCGACGATCCCGGCCACTACACGACGGCGCGCGACATCGCGTGCATGTCCCGCGCGCTGCTGGCCCATCCGCGCATCCGCGACTACACCACCATCTGGATGGACACCGTGCGCGACGGCCGCTTCGGCCTCGCCAACACCAACAAGCTCATCCACGCCTACCCCGGCGCGACCGGCCTGAAGACCGGCTACACCCAGCAGGCTATGCACTGCCTGTCGGCCAGCGCCGAGCGCGACGGCGTGGAGTACATTGCCGTGGTGCTGCACGCGGAGAGCTCCAAGGCGCGCTTCGCCGACGCAGCGACGCTCCTCAACTTTGCCTTTGCCAACTATTCGCTCTATTCCGTCGCAGCCAACACGGTCATTCCGCCCGTGCGCGTACGGTTTGCCGAAACGGACAGCGTGCAGCCGGTGCTCTCGGGCACGGACGCCATCGTCGTGCGCAAAGGCATGGCCGCACCGCAGACGGACATCGCGCTCAACGAGGACCTGTGCGCCCCTCTGGAGCCGGGCGCGCAGGTCGGCACCGTAACCGTCACCGACAGCAGCGGCGACACGCTGATCCTGCCGCTGGTCGTCCCGGACGGCGCTGCGCGCATCTCGACGGCGCACCTCTGGCTGCAGCTGCTGCGCGCGCTGTGAGCGACAGATTTCCGGTTGCGAAATCCCGATTTTCGTGTATACTGGTGATATTCTTTAAGAGAGAGGGCATCGCAATGATCAAAGTGGATCTCTCCGGCGCGGCCGGATTTTTTGACCCCGCAGGGCCGGACTACGCGGCCGCTGCACAGGCACACCGCACGCTGCTCGAGCACACGGGCGCCGGTGCGGATTTTACCGGCTGGCTCGATCTGCCGGAGCGTATGCAAAGCGGAGAGCTCAAGCAGATCCTCGCCGCCGCATCCCGCATCCGCGGCCGCTCGCAGGCGCTG from Clostridiales bacterium carries:
- a CDS encoding alanine--tRNA ligase-related protein, yielding MTRKLYDLDSHRRDFSATVLRCDPDGARYAVVLDQTVFFPEGGGQPADTGALGGARVLDVQLLPDAIVHYTDAPLAPGAQVRGQIDWPQRFRRMQGHSGEHIISGLIHKEYGFDNVGFHLGEDAITMDYSGELTWTQLMHIEQLANEAVYRNVPIRTEYPAPEQLAHMEYRSKLDLKEDIRIVTVEGYDVCACCAPHVSHTGEIGAIKFTSLMRHRGGVRVTILCGSDAEADYREKSAQVAALSAQLSVRQADVVPAVQRLLDEIAQRKAAAAELERRLNAQRLQLLRETPGSICVIDRFDDPAAMREFVNAGMLLAGGVCAAFTGSDADGYRYIIGSRTVDLRTEAKTINAAISGRGGGKPTMIQGSCTAPAAAIEAFFAVYPGK
- the mtaB gene encoding tRNA (N(6)-L-threonylcarbamoyladenosine(37)-C(2))-methylthiotransferase MtaB encodes the protein MHYIITALGCKVNQYEAQAIETLLHAHGFTAAADGEPVDLIVVNTCAVTAEGGRKSRQMIRKLREEHPQALCAVCGCWSQLSPEDAASIGADVVHGSGSKQAFVDDILRAFREHAPVTCVDNPFQRFDFEPLPAGAAYGRTRAMLKIQDGCNNFCTYCVIPYTRGRIRSLPLEEMARQAAHLAAEGYRELVLTGIEIASYGRDLPGKLTLADAVETVAAAAPQMRLRLGSIEPTVITEDFCRRAAATGQVCRHFHLSLQSGCDRTLARMNRKYNTAEFLACVERLRRYFPGCALTADMITGFPGETEADQAAAVAFLEQVGFAAVHVFPYSRRPGTKADAMPEQLSHAVKSARAHEAQRVADACKQRYLVQQVGQTLPVLFETEHDGSWVGHSDNYCLVRAAGDDLRGLVKNVKISAVSGQMLVGDLV
- a CDS encoding alpha/beta-type small acid-soluble spore protein encodes the protein MATSNSNNLVNPNAREAMNRFKMEAASEVGVNLKQGYNGDLTSRQAGSIGGQMVKKMIAAYENGMQ
- the serC gene encoding 3-phosphoserine/phosphohydroxythreonine transaminase, giving the protein MTRSETFNFSAGPSVLPEEVLRQAQAELLNYHGTGMSVMEMSHRSQAFSDIFQDVKARFRAALSVPDTHEILFLQGGGTAQFSMIPLNLMGEQGTADYAVTGHFSGNAAKEAEKYGAVHIAADTSTCGHTRIPQQSELRLDARASYFYYCANNTIYGTEWQYVPETGRVPLACDMSSDILSRPVDVSKYGVIFAGAQKNMAPAGLTVAIVDRSLAGHELPITPVMYSYQRMIDKDSMYNTPPCWCIYILGLVLAWLERQGGVEGMQQLKHARAAKVYDFLDNSALFHPCAQPGSRSDMNVTFRTGDDALDKEFISGAAARGLLNLKGHRVAGGMRASLYNAMPMAGVDALVDYLKQFEVEHHV
- a CDS encoding cysteine desulfurase → MVYLDNAATTRVCPEAAEAAVHMMTECFGNPSTTYKLGREAKAAVDKARGQIAKALGCQPDEVYFTSCGSEGDNWALISGARYMRRRGKHIISSAVEHDAVRKSLDFLEKEGYEITRLQPDGTGAIPLEAVRAALRPDTILVSLMMVNNETGTVNDIAAVARMLKAENSIALLHTDAVQGFLKVPFSAKTLGADMITISGHKIHAPKGIGALYIRSGLKLPPYILGGGQERGMRAGTEATPQIAAFGTAAEIGSAKMAQATKTMAELRAHAIDRLTAEVDGLVVIGGGSPHILSISLPGYRSEVLMNFLEARGIYTSKSSACKKGGRSHVLEAIGLPANVIDGALRISFSRYTTREDIDALCDALRDAKQSLFPSLH
- a CDS encoding D-alanyl-D-alanine carboxypeptidase, encoding MKRWICLLLAALLLLTPAMALEQPTDEELKISAPSAILMERSTGTVLYEKNADEHLSPASVTKIMTLLLIMEQLDSGQLDTSDIVTASAHASSMGGSQIWLKEGEQMSVDEMLKCIAVNSANDCAVAMAEHISGSEEAFTKRMNDRAKELGMENTQFLNCTGLTDDPGHYTTARDIACMSRALLAHPRIRDYTTIWMDTVRDGRFGLANTNKLIHAYPGATGLKTGYTQQAMHCLSASAERDGVEYIAVVLHAESSKARFADAATLLNFAFANYSLYSVAANTVIPPVRVRFAETDSVQPVLSGTDAIVVRKGMAAPQTDIALNEDLCAPLEPGAQVGTVTVTDSSGDTLILPLVVPDGAARISTAHLWLQLLRAL
- a CDS encoding AI-2E family transporter, which translates into the protein MKRFDPKNKYLGWGITAFGVIACCILFYMLLQHGKSIGDAISSLLGILSPIIWGLVIAYLLWPLTKVFQRKLFEPLLKKLRPKKPVRTSLARGLSVALSILVALIIIAALIWLIIPQIYTSVESIVLNYQEYYDTITGWINKFFENNPEVEEVLLSATGDVSDSLLDWAKTALLPSMGKVVTSVTTGIYAVLRAILDVLIGFVVACYVLSNMELFLAKSKMVLYSMFSVKASKRILKAIRFTDTAFMGFISGKVIDSAIIGVICYICCAIMRMPYVVLVSVIVAVTNIIPVFGPFIGAVPTALIILLVSPMKCLIYVIFIIVLQQIDGNIIGPKILGNSTGINGFWIMFAILLGGGLFGFIGMLLGVPVFVVIYAGLERLVDHGLKKRGLQTETAEYMDLDYIDDATMQPVRLPQEVPDESLKDPKDDSVK
- a CDS encoding ECF transporter S component, whose product is MNQKLRNLVYTAMLMALCCVATLVIKIPTVTGGYLNAGDIVVVLAALLAGPLYGGVAAGFGSGLADVISGYMSYAPGTLVVKGCAAVVTALIFRACRKKSFGFALLSAICGEIIMVLGYFVFEDFILGYGAAAAAEIPGNAAQAAVGIVGGLALYFALSKVPQIRDFSEAALAKKQK
- a CDS encoding 3-phosphoglycerate dehydrogenase family protein yields the protein MYKIKTMNHISPYGLQKLEERGCVVGEDIQAPDGLILRSADLHSYAFEPSLIAIARSGAGTNNIPLEDCCRRGIVVFNSPGANAEAVKEQILCSLVLSSRDVLGSIDWVKGLNGRGKDIPALVEKGKSQFAGPELMGKTLGVIGLGAIGALIANAAVSLGMNVCGYDPYLSVDAAWRLSRDVKHEVNLDGIYAKADYISINVPYTDQTFHMLDARAFSKMKDGVRIINESRAEIVDDDAMLAAIASGRVGKYVTDFPNEKVVGVDNIIALPHLGACTPESEEKSAVMAARELYDYLANGNIKNSVNFPDATLERMGVSRVCILHQNVPTMLNQFLEITCSTGLNVENMINKAYGAYAYAMIDLNGRLDDDQVAKIDRIPEVIRVRVV